In a single window of the Patagioenas fasciata isolate bPatFas1 chromosome 22, bPatFas1.hap1, whole genome shotgun sequence genome:
- the PLEKHM1 gene encoding pleckstrin homology domain-containing family M member 1 isoform X3: MHSNHAGDPKEAIQLIKKQLVRAVKALQKRYASSDAAVTSDDGDANALCSALEAAFVHGLKAKHVKAESGGKGKKTGGRGPLPQPVFWGLLKSITHRNTVSELEQLIFINTDVGRCRAWLRLALNDGLVECYLKLLLQDRARLPEYYQATALLLDAEECEFLLSYLQGLASLTFQLSYKSAVLNEWTVTPLSLSGLCPVWEQPESPASEPRRKASLGSASQSSESDEIEIRPSVLPIGRAGGKAKLTASSLSLNTTSSSQLSSSLGSDSVPPHPCDSDLGTATNADLDRSLQEVLSEFSKAKSSLDAPEREQVQNVLGCSPQPPVCPPAPAPTAPPQHPPPNTARTGDPVTASEGDGDTAPQGSGTAGVSAPRRSGSSRVETGRGGTAGNGEGTPGMRSPTAEYLLSPLLGCPKRKSWISEDDFYRPSPGDSSEHTAAINGFGPEGAGEGPAPGLISALDLERLSVPSSESGQPKSSPEREQKGFSVVHRRQMGLSNPFRGLLKLGSLERRGAMGIWKEFSCELSPLELRLFLDHEDRICVESYSLLRCESLALTHSDGRFELVFLGKKLYLRAPSRDEAEDWLDRIREALHKCRPQLEEEEWETLEYSEDGGDVQSDPTALPQYSDAPGNGLDWAPAHEPELDAIKEAVLYVDVDKTWVPFIFSLSLETLKCFKVRNSDKILSNSYGIETIQDIVPDTSLGGPAFFKVITSKAVLKLQAENAQEAASWRELVRAVLMSYLESAEEALTLGGSLDGQSQVVLKNIVKENGFLLQYLVAIPMEKGLDSQSFICAGCSRQIGFSFGKAKLCAFSGLYYCDSCHRDEETVIPSRLIHNWDLAKRGVCRQALKFLTQIRNQPLIDLKLVNESLYDHVERMGRIRRSREQLKLLGDYLVMCRSGALKELSKRLDHRHYLLECPHKYSVADLRQIADGVFETFLQSLLQFASHHVYNCDLCTQRGFICQICNSSDIIFPFEFDTTTRCSECKTVFHRDCHAGTKSCPRCERRRRYQRRLEVEASAEPGL; encoded by the exons ATGCATTCGAACCACGCCGGTGACCCCAAGGAAGCCATCCAG ctgatcAAGAAGCAGCTGGTGCGGGCCGTGAAGGCGCTGCAGAAGCGGTACGCCAGCTCCGACGCCGCGGTCACCAGCGACGACGGCGACGCCAACGCGCTGTGCAGCGCCCTGGAAGCCGCGTTCGTGCATGGGCTGAAGGCGAAACACGTCAAGGCCGAGAGCGgcgggaaagggaagaaaacggGGGGACGGGGACCCCTTCCCCAGCCTGTTTTCTGGGGGCTGCTGAAGAGCATCACCCATCG aaacacTGTctcagagctggagcagctcatctTCATCAACACGGACGTGGGGCGGTGCCGAGCGTGGCTGCGGCTGGCGCTGAACGATGGGCTGGTGGAGTGTTAcctaaagctgctgctgcaggaccgGGCCCGCCTGCCCGAGTATTACCAGGCGACCGCTCTGCTCTTGGACGCCGAAGAGTGCGAGTTCCTCCTCAGCTACCTGCAGGGCTTAGCGTCCTTAACCTTCCAGCTTTCCTACAAATCAGCCGTGTTGAACGAGTGGACGGTCACCCCGCTGTCCCTGTCGGGTCTGTGTCCCGTTTGGGAGCAGCCGGAGTCCCCGGCTTCTGAACCGCGCAGGAAAGCGTCGCTGGGTTCCGCGTCCCAGTCGTCAGAATCGGACGAGATCGAGATCCGACCGTCCGTCCTCCCCATCGGCAGAGCCGGTGGCAAAGCCAAGCTCACAGCGTCCTCGCTGAGCCTCAACACCACCAGTTCGTCCCAGCTCTCCTCCAGTTTGGGCTCGGACAGCGTCCCCCCGCATCCCTGCGACTCCGACCTGGGCACGGCCACCAACGCGGACCTGGACAGGTCGCTGCAAGA GGTGTTGTCTGAGTTCAGCAAAGCCAAATCGAGCCTGGATGCCCCGGAGAGAGAGCAGGTGCAAAATGTGCTGGGCTGCTCCCCACAACCACCCGTCTGCCCCCCGGCACCGGCCCCCACAGCTCCTCCTCAGCACCCACCTCCCAACACGGCTCGGACGGGTGACCCGGTGACAGCCAGcgaaggggatggggacacggcacCGCAAGGCAGCGGCACAGCCGGGGTTTCAGCCCCGCGGCGCAGCGGTTCCAGCAGAGTTGAGACGGGCAGAGGCGGCACGGCGGGCAACGGCGAGGGGACCCCAGGGATGCGCAGCCCCACGGCCGAATAtctcctgtccccactgctggGGTGTCCG aaaagaaagagcTGGATCTCCGAAGATGATTTCTACAGACCTTCTCCAGGAGATAGCAGTGAACACACGGCCGCCATCAACGGCTTTGGGCCAGAGGGGGCTGGTGAGGGGCCGGCCCCGGGGCTCATCAGTGCCCTGGATTTGGAAAGGCTGTCGGTGCCATCCTCGGAGAGCGGGCAGCCCAAAAGCTCCCCAGAACGGGAACAAAAGGGCTTCAGCGTCGTGCATCGCCGGCAGATGG GTCTGTCCAACCCGTTCCGCGGGCTCCTGAAGCTGGGCAGCCTGGAGCGCCGCGGAGCCATGGGGATCTGGAAGGAGTTTTCCTGCGAGCTGTCGCCACTGGAGCTGCGGCTCTTCTTGGACCACGAGGATCGCATCTGCGTGGAGAGCTACTCCCTGCTGCGCTGCGAGTCGCTGGCGCTGACACACTCGGACGGCCGCTTCGAGCTGGTCTTCCTGGGGAAGAAGCTGTACCTGCGGGCTCCGTCGCGGGATGAGGCCGAGGACTGGCTGGACAGGATCCGCGAGGCGCTGCACAAGTGCCGCccgcagctggaggaggaggagtgggAGACGCTGGAGTATTCAGAAGATGGTGGTGACGTCCAGAGTGACCCCACCGCTCTCCCCCAGTACAGCGATGCACCTGGGAACGGCTTGGACTGGGCTCCAGCTCATGAGCCGGAGCTGGACGCGATAAAAGAGGCTGTTCTATACGTGGACGTAGACAAAACCTGggtcccttttattttttccctgtctcTGGAAACTTTAAAGTGCTTTAAAGTCAGGAACAGCGACAAAATTTTGAGCAACAGTTATGGTATAGAGACCATCCAGGACATCGTTCCAGACACGAGCCTCGGGGGACCCGCGTTCTTCAAGGTGATCACCTCCAAAGCCGTCCTGAAGCTGCAGGCGGAGAATGCGCAGGAGGCAGCTTCGTGGAGGGAGCTGGTGCGGGCGGTGCTCATGTCCTACCTGGAGAGCGCCGAGGAGGCCCTGACACTGGGGGGCAGCTTGGACGGACAATCCCAGGTTGTCCTGAAGAACATCGTGAAGGAAAACGGCTTCTTGTTGCAATACCTGGTGGCCATCCCCATGGAGAAGGGGCTGGACTCGCAGAGCTTCATCTGTGCAG GCTGCTCCAGGCAGATCGGCTTCTCCTTCGGCAAAGCCAAGCTCTGCGCCTTCTCCGGCCTCTACTACTGCGACAGCTGCCACCGGGACGAGGAGACGGTGATTCCCTCGCGCCTCATCCACAACTGGGACCTGGCGAAACGAGGG GTTTGCCGCCAGGCTTTGAAATTCCTCACCCAGATCCGTAACCAGCCCCTGATCGACCTGAAGCTGGTCAACGAGAGCCTCTACGACCACGTGGAGAGGATGGGACGGATCCGCCGGAGCAGGGAACAGCTGAAGCTGCTGGGAGATTATCTCGTCATGTGCCGTAGCGGCGCCCTCAAGGAGCTGAGCAAGCG GCTCGATCACAGGCACTACCTCCTGGAGTGTCCCCACAAATACAGCGTCGCTGATCTGAGGCAG ATCGCCGACGGCGTCTTTGAGACCTTCCTGCAATCTCTGCTCCAGTTCGCGTCCCACCACGTCTACAACTGCGACCTCTGCACCCAGCGAGGCTTCATCTGCCAGATCTGCAACAGCAGCGACATCATTTTTCCCTTCGAGTTTGACACCACCACCAG GTGCAGCGAATGCAAAACCGTCTTCCACCGGGACTGCCACGCCGGCACCAAGTCGTGTCCCCGCTGCGAGCGCCGGCGCAGGTACCAGCGGAGGCTGGAGGTGGAGGCCAGCGCGGAGCCGGGCCTGTAG
- the PLEKHM1 gene encoding pleckstrin homology domain-containing family M member 1 isoform X4: MHSNHAGDPKEAIQLIKKQLVRAVKALQKRYASSDAAVTSDDGDANALCSALEAAFVHGLKAKHVKAESGGKGKKTGGRGPLPQPVFWGLLKSITHRNTVSELEQLIFINTDVGRCRAWLRLALNDGLVECYLKLLLQDRARLPEYYQATALLLDAEECEFLLSYLQGLASLTFQLSYKSAVLNEWTVTPLSLSGLCPVWEQPESPASEPRRKASLGSASQSSESDEIEIRPSVLPIGRAGGKAKLTASSLSLNTTSSSQLSSSLGSDSVPPHPCDSDLGTATNADLDRSLQEVLSEFSKAKSSLDAPEREQVQNVLGCSPQPPVCPPAPAPTAPPQHPPPNTARTGDPVTASEGDGDTAPQGSGTAGVSAPRRSGSSRVETGRGGTAGNGEGTPGMRSPTAEYLLSPLLGCPKRKSWISEDDFYRPSPGDSSEHTAAINGFGPEGAGEGPAPGLISALDLERLSVPSSESGQPKSSPEREQKGFSVVHRRQMGLSNPFRGLLKLGSLERRGAMGIWKEFSCELSPLELRLFLDHEDRICVESYSLLRCESLALTHSDGRFELVFLGKKLYLRAPSRDEAEDWLDRIREALHKCRPQLEEEEWETLEYSEDGGDVQSDPTALPQYSDAPGNGLDWAPAHEPELDAIKEAVLYVDVDKTWVPFIFSLSLETLKCFKVRNSDKILSNSYGIETIQDIVPDTSLGGPAFFKVITSKAVLKLQAENAQEAASWRELVRAVLMSYLESAEEALTLGGSLDGQSQVVLKNIVKENGFLLQYLVAIPMEKGLDSQSFICAGCSRQIGFSFGKAKLCAFSGLYYCDSCHRDEETVIPSRLIHNWDLAKRGVCRQALKFLTQIRNQPLIDLKLVNESLYDHVERMGRIRRSREQLKLLGDYLVMCRSGALKELSKRLDHRHYLLECPHKYSVADLRSPTASLRPSCNLCSSSRPTTSTTATSAPSEASSARSATAATSFFPSSLTPPPA; encoded by the exons ATGCATTCGAACCACGCCGGTGACCCCAAGGAAGCCATCCAG ctgatcAAGAAGCAGCTGGTGCGGGCCGTGAAGGCGCTGCAGAAGCGGTACGCCAGCTCCGACGCCGCGGTCACCAGCGACGACGGCGACGCCAACGCGCTGTGCAGCGCCCTGGAAGCCGCGTTCGTGCATGGGCTGAAGGCGAAACACGTCAAGGCCGAGAGCGgcgggaaagggaagaaaacggGGGGACGGGGACCCCTTCCCCAGCCTGTTTTCTGGGGGCTGCTGAAGAGCATCACCCATCG aaacacTGTctcagagctggagcagctcatctTCATCAACACGGACGTGGGGCGGTGCCGAGCGTGGCTGCGGCTGGCGCTGAACGATGGGCTGGTGGAGTGTTAcctaaagctgctgctgcaggaccgGGCCCGCCTGCCCGAGTATTACCAGGCGACCGCTCTGCTCTTGGACGCCGAAGAGTGCGAGTTCCTCCTCAGCTACCTGCAGGGCTTAGCGTCCTTAACCTTCCAGCTTTCCTACAAATCAGCCGTGTTGAACGAGTGGACGGTCACCCCGCTGTCCCTGTCGGGTCTGTGTCCCGTTTGGGAGCAGCCGGAGTCCCCGGCTTCTGAACCGCGCAGGAAAGCGTCGCTGGGTTCCGCGTCCCAGTCGTCAGAATCGGACGAGATCGAGATCCGACCGTCCGTCCTCCCCATCGGCAGAGCCGGTGGCAAAGCCAAGCTCACAGCGTCCTCGCTGAGCCTCAACACCACCAGTTCGTCCCAGCTCTCCTCCAGTTTGGGCTCGGACAGCGTCCCCCCGCATCCCTGCGACTCCGACCTGGGCACGGCCACCAACGCGGACCTGGACAGGTCGCTGCAAGA GGTGTTGTCTGAGTTCAGCAAAGCCAAATCGAGCCTGGATGCCCCGGAGAGAGAGCAGGTGCAAAATGTGCTGGGCTGCTCCCCACAACCACCCGTCTGCCCCCCGGCACCGGCCCCCACAGCTCCTCCTCAGCACCCACCTCCCAACACGGCTCGGACGGGTGACCCGGTGACAGCCAGcgaaggggatggggacacggcacCGCAAGGCAGCGGCACAGCCGGGGTTTCAGCCCCGCGGCGCAGCGGTTCCAGCAGAGTTGAGACGGGCAGAGGCGGCACGGCGGGCAACGGCGAGGGGACCCCAGGGATGCGCAGCCCCACGGCCGAATAtctcctgtccccactgctggGGTGTCCG aaaagaaagagcTGGATCTCCGAAGATGATTTCTACAGACCTTCTCCAGGAGATAGCAGTGAACACACGGCCGCCATCAACGGCTTTGGGCCAGAGGGGGCTGGTGAGGGGCCGGCCCCGGGGCTCATCAGTGCCCTGGATTTGGAAAGGCTGTCGGTGCCATCCTCGGAGAGCGGGCAGCCCAAAAGCTCCCCAGAACGGGAACAAAAGGGCTTCAGCGTCGTGCATCGCCGGCAGATGG GTCTGTCCAACCCGTTCCGCGGGCTCCTGAAGCTGGGCAGCCTGGAGCGCCGCGGAGCCATGGGGATCTGGAAGGAGTTTTCCTGCGAGCTGTCGCCACTGGAGCTGCGGCTCTTCTTGGACCACGAGGATCGCATCTGCGTGGAGAGCTACTCCCTGCTGCGCTGCGAGTCGCTGGCGCTGACACACTCGGACGGCCGCTTCGAGCTGGTCTTCCTGGGGAAGAAGCTGTACCTGCGGGCTCCGTCGCGGGATGAGGCCGAGGACTGGCTGGACAGGATCCGCGAGGCGCTGCACAAGTGCCGCccgcagctggaggaggaggagtgggAGACGCTGGAGTATTCAGAAGATGGTGGTGACGTCCAGAGTGACCCCACCGCTCTCCCCCAGTACAGCGATGCACCTGGGAACGGCTTGGACTGGGCTCCAGCTCATGAGCCGGAGCTGGACGCGATAAAAGAGGCTGTTCTATACGTGGACGTAGACAAAACCTGggtcccttttattttttccctgtctcTGGAAACTTTAAAGTGCTTTAAAGTCAGGAACAGCGACAAAATTTTGAGCAACAGTTATGGTATAGAGACCATCCAGGACATCGTTCCAGACACGAGCCTCGGGGGACCCGCGTTCTTCAAGGTGATCACCTCCAAAGCCGTCCTGAAGCTGCAGGCGGAGAATGCGCAGGAGGCAGCTTCGTGGAGGGAGCTGGTGCGGGCGGTGCTCATGTCCTACCTGGAGAGCGCCGAGGAGGCCCTGACACTGGGGGGCAGCTTGGACGGACAATCCCAGGTTGTCCTGAAGAACATCGTGAAGGAAAACGGCTTCTTGTTGCAATACCTGGTGGCCATCCCCATGGAGAAGGGGCTGGACTCGCAGAGCTTCATCTGTGCAG GCTGCTCCAGGCAGATCGGCTTCTCCTTCGGCAAAGCCAAGCTCTGCGCCTTCTCCGGCCTCTACTACTGCGACAGCTGCCACCGGGACGAGGAGACGGTGATTCCCTCGCGCCTCATCCACAACTGGGACCTGGCGAAACGAGGG GTTTGCCGCCAGGCTTTGAAATTCCTCACCCAGATCCGTAACCAGCCCCTGATCGACCTGAAGCTGGTCAACGAGAGCCTCTACGACCACGTGGAGAGGATGGGACGGATCCGCCGGAGCAGGGAACAGCTGAAGCTGCTGGGAGATTATCTCGTCATGTGCCGTAGCGGCGCCCTCAAGGAGCTGAGCAAGCG GCTCGATCACAGGCACTACCTCCTGGAGTGTCCCCACAAATACAGCGTCGCTGATCTGAG ATCGCCGACGGCGTCTTTGAGACCTTCCTGCAATCTCTGCTCCAGTTCGCGTCCCACCACGTCTACAACTGCGACCTCTGCACCCAGCGAGGCTTCATCTGCCAGATCTGCAACAGCAGCGACATCATTTTTCCCTTCGAGTTTGACACCACCACCAG cctga
- the PLEKHM1 gene encoding pleckstrin homology domain-containing family M member 1 isoform X1, giving the protein MHSNHAGDPKEAIQLIKKQLVRAVKALQKRYASSDAAVTSDDGDANALCSALEAAFVHGLKAKHVKAESGGKGKKTGGRGPLPQPVFWGLLKSITHRNTVSELEQLIFINTDVGRCRAWLRLALNDGLVECYLKLLLQDRARLPEYYQATALLLDAEECEFLLSYLQGLASLTFQLSYKSAVLNEWTVTPLSLSGLCPVWEQPESPASEPRRKASLGSASQSSESDEIEIRPSVLPIGRAGGKAKLTASSLSLNTTSSSQLSSSLGSDSVPPHPCDSDLGTATNADLDRSLQEVLSEFSKAKSSLDAPEREQVQNVLGCSPQPPVCPPAPAPTAPPQHPPPNTARTGDPVTASEGDGDTAPQGSGTAGVSAPRRSGSSRVETGRGGTAGNGEGTPGMRSPTAEYLLSPLLGCPKRKSWISEDDFYRPSPGDSSEHTAAINGFGPEGAGEGPAPGLISALDLERLSVPSSESGQPKSSPEREQKGFSVVHRRQMGLSNPFRGLLKLGSLERRGAMGIWKEFSCELSPLELRLFLDHEDRICVESYSLLRCESLALTHSDGRFELVFLGKKLYLRAPSRDEAEDWLDRIREALHKCRPQLEEEEWETLEYSEDGGDVQSDPTALPQYSDAPGNGLDWAPAHEPELDAIKEAVLYVDVDKTWVPFIFSLSLETLKCFKVRNSDKILSNSYGIETIQDIVPDTSLGGPAFFKVITSKAVLKLQAENAQEAASWRELVRAVLMSYLESAEEALTLGGSLDGQSQVVLKNIVKENGFLLQYLVAIPMEKGLDSQSFICAGCSRQIGFSFGKAKLCAFSGLYYCDSCHRDEETVIPSRLIHNWDLAKRGVCRQALKFLTQIRNQPLIDLKLVNESLYDHVERMGRIRRSREQLKLLGDYLVMCRSGALKELSKRLDHRHYLLECPHKYSVADLRSPTASLRPSCNLCSSSRPTTSTTATSAPSEASSARSATAATSFFPSSLTPPPGAANAKPSSTGTATPAPSRVPAASAGAGTSGGWRWRPARSRACSSQGPTLTLTPTLASRLRGRGGAKTPLRRG; this is encoded by the exons ATGCATTCGAACCACGCCGGTGACCCCAAGGAAGCCATCCAG ctgatcAAGAAGCAGCTGGTGCGGGCCGTGAAGGCGCTGCAGAAGCGGTACGCCAGCTCCGACGCCGCGGTCACCAGCGACGACGGCGACGCCAACGCGCTGTGCAGCGCCCTGGAAGCCGCGTTCGTGCATGGGCTGAAGGCGAAACACGTCAAGGCCGAGAGCGgcgggaaagggaagaaaacggGGGGACGGGGACCCCTTCCCCAGCCTGTTTTCTGGGGGCTGCTGAAGAGCATCACCCATCG aaacacTGTctcagagctggagcagctcatctTCATCAACACGGACGTGGGGCGGTGCCGAGCGTGGCTGCGGCTGGCGCTGAACGATGGGCTGGTGGAGTGTTAcctaaagctgctgctgcaggaccgGGCCCGCCTGCCCGAGTATTACCAGGCGACCGCTCTGCTCTTGGACGCCGAAGAGTGCGAGTTCCTCCTCAGCTACCTGCAGGGCTTAGCGTCCTTAACCTTCCAGCTTTCCTACAAATCAGCCGTGTTGAACGAGTGGACGGTCACCCCGCTGTCCCTGTCGGGTCTGTGTCCCGTTTGGGAGCAGCCGGAGTCCCCGGCTTCTGAACCGCGCAGGAAAGCGTCGCTGGGTTCCGCGTCCCAGTCGTCAGAATCGGACGAGATCGAGATCCGACCGTCCGTCCTCCCCATCGGCAGAGCCGGTGGCAAAGCCAAGCTCACAGCGTCCTCGCTGAGCCTCAACACCACCAGTTCGTCCCAGCTCTCCTCCAGTTTGGGCTCGGACAGCGTCCCCCCGCATCCCTGCGACTCCGACCTGGGCACGGCCACCAACGCGGACCTGGACAGGTCGCTGCAAGA GGTGTTGTCTGAGTTCAGCAAAGCCAAATCGAGCCTGGATGCCCCGGAGAGAGAGCAGGTGCAAAATGTGCTGGGCTGCTCCCCACAACCACCCGTCTGCCCCCCGGCACCGGCCCCCACAGCTCCTCCTCAGCACCCACCTCCCAACACGGCTCGGACGGGTGACCCGGTGACAGCCAGcgaaggggatggggacacggcacCGCAAGGCAGCGGCACAGCCGGGGTTTCAGCCCCGCGGCGCAGCGGTTCCAGCAGAGTTGAGACGGGCAGAGGCGGCACGGCGGGCAACGGCGAGGGGACCCCAGGGATGCGCAGCCCCACGGCCGAATAtctcctgtccccactgctggGGTGTCCG aaaagaaagagcTGGATCTCCGAAGATGATTTCTACAGACCTTCTCCAGGAGATAGCAGTGAACACACGGCCGCCATCAACGGCTTTGGGCCAGAGGGGGCTGGTGAGGGGCCGGCCCCGGGGCTCATCAGTGCCCTGGATTTGGAAAGGCTGTCGGTGCCATCCTCGGAGAGCGGGCAGCCCAAAAGCTCCCCAGAACGGGAACAAAAGGGCTTCAGCGTCGTGCATCGCCGGCAGATGG GTCTGTCCAACCCGTTCCGCGGGCTCCTGAAGCTGGGCAGCCTGGAGCGCCGCGGAGCCATGGGGATCTGGAAGGAGTTTTCCTGCGAGCTGTCGCCACTGGAGCTGCGGCTCTTCTTGGACCACGAGGATCGCATCTGCGTGGAGAGCTACTCCCTGCTGCGCTGCGAGTCGCTGGCGCTGACACACTCGGACGGCCGCTTCGAGCTGGTCTTCCTGGGGAAGAAGCTGTACCTGCGGGCTCCGTCGCGGGATGAGGCCGAGGACTGGCTGGACAGGATCCGCGAGGCGCTGCACAAGTGCCGCccgcagctggaggaggaggagtgggAGACGCTGGAGTATTCAGAAGATGGTGGTGACGTCCAGAGTGACCCCACCGCTCTCCCCCAGTACAGCGATGCACCTGGGAACGGCTTGGACTGGGCTCCAGCTCATGAGCCGGAGCTGGACGCGATAAAAGAGGCTGTTCTATACGTGGACGTAGACAAAACCTGggtcccttttattttttccctgtctcTGGAAACTTTAAAGTGCTTTAAAGTCAGGAACAGCGACAAAATTTTGAGCAACAGTTATGGTATAGAGACCATCCAGGACATCGTTCCAGACACGAGCCTCGGGGGACCCGCGTTCTTCAAGGTGATCACCTCCAAAGCCGTCCTGAAGCTGCAGGCGGAGAATGCGCAGGAGGCAGCTTCGTGGAGGGAGCTGGTGCGGGCGGTGCTCATGTCCTACCTGGAGAGCGCCGAGGAGGCCCTGACACTGGGGGGCAGCTTGGACGGACAATCCCAGGTTGTCCTGAAGAACATCGTGAAGGAAAACGGCTTCTTGTTGCAATACCTGGTGGCCATCCCCATGGAGAAGGGGCTGGACTCGCAGAGCTTCATCTGTGCAG GCTGCTCCAGGCAGATCGGCTTCTCCTTCGGCAAAGCCAAGCTCTGCGCCTTCTCCGGCCTCTACTACTGCGACAGCTGCCACCGGGACGAGGAGACGGTGATTCCCTCGCGCCTCATCCACAACTGGGACCTGGCGAAACGAGGG GTTTGCCGCCAGGCTTTGAAATTCCTCACCCAGATCCGTAACCAGCCCCTGATCGACCTGAAGCTGGTCAACGAGAGCCTCTACGACCACGTGGAGAGGATGGGACGGATCCGCCGGAGCAGGGAACAGCTGAAGCTGCTGGGAGATTATCTCGTCATGTGCCGTAGCGGCGCCCTCAAGGAGCTGAGCAAGCG GCTCGATCACAGGCACTACCTCCTGGAGTGTCCCCACAAATACAGCGTCGCTGATCTGAG ATCGCCGACGGCGTCTTTGAGACCTTCCTGCAATCTCTGCTCCAGTTCGCGTCCCACCACGTCTACAACTGCGACCTCTGCACCCAGCGAGGCTTCATCTGCCAGATCTGCAACAGCAGCGACATCATTTTTCCCTTCGAGTTTGACACCACCACCAG GTGCAGCGAATGCAAAACCGTCTTCCACCGGGACTGCCACGCCGGCACCAAGTCGTGTCCCCGCTGCGAGCGCCGGCGCAGGTACCAGCGGAGGCTGGAGGTGGAGGCCAGCGCGGAGCCGGGCCTGTAGCAGCCAGGGACCGACCTTGACCCTGACACCGACCTTGGCCTCTCGTCTGAGGGGAAGGGGAGGTGCCAAGACCCCCCTGCGCAGGGGCTGA